The DNA sequence GCGCCTGGACCGCCGCCGCGCCCGCGTGCTGGTGGTGGAGGACGACGCTTCGCTGCGCGACAGCATCCGCGCGCTGCTCGGGGCCACGCAGGCCGAGATCACCACCTCCGGCACCGTCGCCGACGCGCTGGACCAGCTGTCGAGCCACACCTACGACTGCGTCGTGATGGACCTCGCGCTGCCCGACGGCAGCGGCTACGACCTGCTCGAGGCGATGTCGCGCAGCACCGAGTACTCCTTCCCCCCGGTGATCGTCTACACCGGCCGCTCGCTGACGCCCGGGGAAGAACAGCAGCTGCGGCGCTACTCGCGCTCCATCATCATCAAGGGCGCACGCTCGCCGGAGCGCCTGCTCGACGAGGTGACGCTGTTCCTGCACAGCGTGGAGTCCAGCCTGCCGCCGGACCAGCAGCGCCTGCTGCAGCAGGCGCGCACGCGCGATTCGGTGCTCGACGGCCGCACCGTGCTGCTGGTCGAGGACGACGTGCGCAACGTGTTCGCGCTGGCGAGCGTGCTCGAGCCGCTCGGCGTGCAGCTCGAGCTCGCGCGCAACGGCCGCGAGGCGCTCGAGCGGCTGCAGCAGCTCGAGCGCGTCGACCTGGTGCTGATGGACCTGATGATGCCGGAGATGGACGGCCTGACCACGATCCGGCACCTGCGCGCGGACCCGGTGCTGCAGTCGCTGCCGGTCATCGCGCTGACGGCCAAGGCCATGCCCGACGACCGCGAGCGCTGCCTCGAGGCCGGTGCGGACGACTACATCGCCAAGCCCATCGACGTGGACCGCCTGGTGTCGCTGTGCCGGGTGTGGGTGCGCAAGTAGGACCGCCATGGACGAGGACACCCGGCTGTTCGACATCGAGGTGCGGCTGCTGCTGGAAGGCGTGTACCAGGTCTACCAGCACGACTTCCGCAACTACGCCACCGCCTCGCTGCGCCGGCGCATGCAGCAGGCCATGGAGCACTTCGGCTGCACCAGCATCTCGGAGCTGCAGCACCGGGTGCTGCACGACCGCCGCGTGTTCGCGCAGATGCTGCAGTTCTTCACCGTGCAGGTCAGCGAGCTGTTCCACGACCCCGGCTACTTCCTGGCGCTGCGCCAGGAGGTCGTGCCGGTGCTGAAGACCTACCCGTCGCTGAAGGTGTGGGTGGCCGGCTGCAGCACCGGCGAGGAGCTGTGGTCGCTGGCGGTGCTGTTCGACGAGGAAGACCTGCTCGAGCGCACGGTCTTCTACGCCACCGACATCAACCCGGTCGCGCTGCGCACGGCCGAGGCCGGCATCTACCCCCTTGACCGCATCGCCCGGTTCAGCGCCAACTACCGGCAGGCGGGCGGGCGCCGGTCGCTGTCGGACTACCTCGTCACCGGCTACGACGCCGCGGCGTTCGACCGGCGCCTGCGCAAGCAGGTGGTGTTCGCCGACCACAGCCTGGCCACGGACAGCGTGTTCTCGGAGGTGCAGATGGTCTCGTGCCGCAACGTGCTGATCTACTTCAACCGCGCGCTGCAGGACCGCGCGCTCGGCCTGTTCCACGACGCGCTGGTGCGGCGCGGCTTCCTGGGCCTGGGCAGCCACGAGACCGTGCGCTTCACCGCGCATGCCGAGGCGTTCGAGGACCTGGTGCCCGAGCACCGCATCTACCGCCGCCGATGAAGCCGCACATGGTCGTCGCGCCCCCGCCCTGCGCCGCTGCCGGACGCTGCCGCGCCATCGCGATCGGCGCCTCCGCGGGCGGTGTGGAAGCGCTGGGCACGCTGCTGCCGCGCCTGCCGGCGGACTTCGCCCGGCCGGTCCTGGTGGTGCTGCACCTGCCGCCGCGCCACCCCAGCCCGCTGGCCTCGATGCTGGATGCGCGCTGCGCGGTGCCGGTGCGCGAGGCGCTGGACAAGGAACGGATCCGGCCCGGCACGGTGTACCTGGCCCCGCCCGACTACCACCTGCTGGTCGAGACCGACGGCACGTTGGCGCTGTCGGTCGACCCGCCGGTGCTCTATTCGCGCCCGGCGATCGACCCGCTGTTCGAATCGGCCAGCGCGGCCTACGGCGAGGCGCTGCTGGCCATCGTGCTGACCGGCGCCAGCGCCGACGGTGCCGCCGGGCTGGCGGCGGTGCGCCGCGCCGGCGGCACCGCCTGGGTGCAGCGGCCCGACAGCGCCGCCCACCCGACGATGCCGCAGGCCGCGCTGCAGATGGCCGGCGCCGACGCCGTCTACACGCTGGAGGAGATGGGCAGGCAACTTGCCCTGCTCTCCGGCACGTCCCACCACCCCCACCCGCCGACCGGCGAACCGCGAGATGAGCGCCATGGAACCTGACATCCATCTCCTGGTCGTTGACGACATCGAGCAGAACCTCGTCGCGATGGAGGCACTGCTGAACCGCCCCGGCGTGCGCGTGCTGCGCGCCCGCTCCGGCACCGAGGTGCTGGAGATGCTGCTGCAGCACGACGTGGCCGCCGCGCTGTTCGACGTGCACATGCCCGGGATGGACGGCTTCGAGCTGGCCGAGCTGGTGCGCGGATCGCAGCGCACCCGGCACATCCCGATCATCTTCCTGACCGCGGCAGCGGCGGACCAGCAGCGCTCCTTCCGCGGCTACGACGCCGGCGTGGTGGACTTCCTGCACAAGCCGGTCGAGCCGCACGTGCTGGTCAGCAAGATCAACGTGTTCATCGAGATGCACCGGCAGCGTCGCCAGCTGGCGCAGCAGATGGAGGAGCTGCAACGGGCCCTGCAGCTCAACGAGATGTTCACCGCCGTGCTCAGCCACGACCTGCGCACGCCGCTGTCGGTGGTCAAGCTCAGCGCCGAGCTGCTGCTGATGCAGGGCAAGGACGAGATCTCGCGCACCATCGGCCAGCGCCTCAAGTCGAGCAGCGCCCGCATGTCGCGCATGGTCGAGCAGCTGCTCGACGTCTCGCGGCTGCGCAGCGGCGGCCTGCGGCTGAGCTACACCCAGGCCGACCTGTCGGCCCTGTGCGAGCAGATCCTCGCCGAGCTGGACCTGGGTGGTGCCTCGGCCCGCGTGCAGGTGCAGGCCGAGGGCGACCTGTGCGGCCGCTTCGACGTCGACCGCACGCTGCAGGTGCTGGCCAACCTGGTCGGCAACGCGCTCGAGCATGGCGACGCGCACAGCCCGGTGCACGTGCGGCTCGACGGCACGCAGGCCGAGGTGCTGAAGGTCGCCGTGCACAACCAGGGGGTGATCCCGCCTTCGGTGATGACACGGCTGTTCGAGCCCTACCACCGCTGCGACGGCACCACGCCCGGCGGGCTGGGCCTCGGGCTGTACATCGTCGAACGCTTCATCACCGCGCACGGCGGCCAGGTGGTGGTGCACTCCAGCCCGGAGCACGGCACGGTGCTGGAAGTCACGCTGCCGCGCCACGGCGGGCACGCGGCCAGCGACGCCCCGCCGGCGCTGGCGATCGGCGAGCCGCCTGCGGCGGCCGAAGGGCCGGGCGCGTCCCCTGCCTGGCCTCCGTCGGAGGCCCGGCACGGAACGCGCACGACGACTCCTCCTCCCCCTGCCTGATCAGGCAGCCCTCGACGAGGAGCCGGTCGGACCGGTGCCGGTCCGTTCGATCAGTCGCCGGCGATCCGCCGCAGCGCGTCGAGCTGCAGCACGCGCACCGTGTAGCCGGCGACTTCGATGATCTGCTTCTCGCGCAGCTGGCGCAGCACGCGCGAGAAGGTCTCGGGCGTGACTGCCAGCTGCGAGGCGATGGCGCGCTTGCGCTCGCGCAGCACCACCACCGCCCCCTCGCGGCCGGGGCGCAGCTCGGCGTGCTGCAGCAGCCAGGTCGCGCAGCGCGCCTCGGCATCCTTCTGCATCAGGCCGAGCGTGCCCTCGGTCAGGTCGCGCACGCGCACGGCCAGCACCGTGATCAGCCCCTCGGCCAGCAGCGGGTGCTCAATGCACAGGGCGCGCACCGCCTCGAGCGGGAAGGACCACAGCAGCACGTCGCTCTGCGTGCACGCGTCTTCCAGGTAGCGGCCGTTCAGCCAGGCACTGGCCACGTCCAGCCACTGGCCCGGCTCCACGCGCCGCGTCTGCTGCGTCAGCCGCCCCTGCGACATCGTGCCCAGCGCCACCTGCCCCGACGCGACCAGCCACAGCGCATGTGCCGCGTCACCGCGGCTGAGCACCGGGCAGCCCGGCGGCAGCGTGTGCTCGACGGCCTCCCGCGCCAGCGCCAGCGCCGCCTCGCGCGGCACCCGGGCAGGCTGCAACGCCGCCTGCAGCATGGCGGTGCGCGCATCGAGCGGGATCGCGCGTCCGGGCGGGTGGTCGAGCTGCACCGGCAGGCGCGGCGGCTGGCGATCGATGAGGGAAGCAGACACGGTACTCACGTTGAGGGCTCCTCGGCGTGATGCGGACTTTGGCGGCAAGCCCGCCGCGGGACGTTGCGCTGGCTCAAGAAAGCCTCACGGCCACCGGCCGGATTCCCGCCGACTTGCGCCAGGTCTGCCCCGCGGCCCCGGGGGCACCGGCCCCACCCTGCCGGCAGCAGGCCTGCTTGACCTGACTCAAGCAGGCGGACGGACCCGGCCGCACAATGGGCGCCTCCAGCGAGGACACCGCATGCTGCCCGGCTTTTCCAGCCCCGCCGCGAGCTTCGACCAGCCGTTCGAGATGCTCGCCGCCTGCCACGATCGCGTGCGCCGCAGCCTGCGGCGGCTGACGCTTCTGGTACCGCACCTGCAGGCGCACGGCAACGATGCCCCGGCGCGCCAGGCGGCCGCCGACGTGCTGCGCTACTTCGACCTGGCCGCCCCGCACCACCACGAGGACGAGGAGCGCCACGTGTTTCCGCCGCTGCTGGCGTGCGGCCCGGCCGCCGTGCAGGCGGCGGTGCGGCAGCTGCAGCAGGAGCATCGCGAGATGGCGCGGGCCTGGGCGGCCTTGCGCCCGGGCCTGCAGCGGCTCGCCGACGGCGAGGCCGACACGCTGGACGAGGCCGATGCCGGGCGCATCCAGCGCTTCGTCGCGCTCTACGAGGCCCACCTGCGCCTCGAGGACGAGCAGGTCTACCCGGTCGCGCGGCAACAGATCGACGCAGCCGCTCTGCCGGCCATCGGTGCCGAGATGGCACGACGCCGCGGCGCACCCGCGCCCGGCATGCAGGACCTGCCCGGCCGCCGCTAGGCGTGGCGGCCGCGCGCGCGGCTGACCAGCTGCAGCACGCCGCGCAGCCGGTCCTGCTCGACCGGCTTGGTGAGGTAGTCGTCCATCCCCGCTTCCAGGCAGCGCACGCGGTCCAGCGGCATCGCGTGCGCGGTCAGCGCGACGATGGGGCAATGCCCGCCGCGCATGGCTTCCATCGCGCGGATGCGGTGCGTGAGCTCGATGCCGCTCATGCCGGGGATCTGCAGGTCCATGAAGATGAGGTCGAAGCCCTCGGCCTCGCACAGCTGCAGCACCTCGGCGGCGCTGACGGCGCAGGTGACTCGGTGCCCCAGGCGCCGGATCAGGGTGGTCGCCACGAAGCGGTTGACCGCATGGTCGTCGACCAGCAGCACGTGCAGGCCGCTGCCCGCATCGGGCGCGGCGTCCGCTTCCAGCCCGGCCAACCCCCGGTAGGCGGTCGACTCGAAGCGCGAACGCGCCTTGTCGTGCGAAAGGTTGAGGTTCTGCGCGGCGGCGACGGCCCACTCGCGAGCGGCCTCCGGGTCGTCGTCCTCCCCGGGGTCCACGCGCAGCAGCGGCAGCGTCAGGTGGAAGCGGCTGCCCTTGCCGACCTCGCTTTCGGCCCACAGCTGCCCGCCCATGGCCTCGGCCAGCCGGCGCGAGATCGTCAGCCCCAGCCCGGTGCCGCCGAACTCGCGGGTGGTCGAGCTGTCGGCCTGGGTGAAGGATTCGAAGATGCGCTCCAGCTTGTCGGGGGCGATGCCCACGCCGGTGTCGCTGACCGCCAGGTGCAGCACGGCCGAGCCGCCCTGCCCTTCGGGCCACACCGAGACGTCGATGCGGCCCTGGCGCGTGAACTTGATCGCGTTGCCGACCAGGTTGACGATGATCTGCCGCAGCCGCAGCGGGTCGGCCACCAGCCGCGGCGGCACGTCGGGGGCGACCAGGCAGTTGAGCTGCAGGTGCTTCTCGCGCGCGCGCGGTTCCAGCGGCGCGATCGCTTCCTGCAGCAGCGTGCGCACGTCGAAGGCCAGGTGCTCGACGCTCATGCGGCCGGCCTCGATGCGCGACAGGTCCAGGATGTCGTTGATGATGTTCAGCAGGGCGACCGCCGAGGACTTCACCAGCGTCAGGTAGCGCCGCTGCGTGTCGGTCAGCGGGGTCTCCAGCGTCAGGTCCACCAGGCCCATGATGCCGTTCATCGGCGTGCGGATTTCGTGGCTCATGTTGGCCAGGAACTCGCTCTTGGCGCGGCTGGCCTCCTCGGCCGCGGCCTTGGCCTCGCGCAGCTCGCTCTCGACGCGCTTCTGTTGCGTGATGTCGGTGATCACGCCGAGGATGCCGCCGATCTCGCCGTTGGCGCCGGTGAACGGCGTCTTGCTGTAGATGACGTCGCGCACCTCGCCGCTGGGCAGCGTCAGGCGCGTCTCGTAGGTCTGGATACCGCCGCTAGCATACAGCTGCTCGTCGTGGGCCTCCTCCTCGCGACCGCCGCTGTCCGGGCGCAGGTCGGCCGCGCTCAGCCCGAGGAAGTCCTCGCGACGCAGCTCGAACAGCGCCTCGCAGGCGCGGTTGCAGCCGATGTAACGCCCCAGGCGGTCCTTGAAGTACACCGGGCTGGGGATGATCTCGACCAGCTCCTCGATGAAGCGCAGCTGGTTGAGCACCTCCTCCTCAGCGCTGCGGCGGTCGGTCACGTCGGTGTAGGTGCCCACCATGCGCAGCGGCTGCTGCGCGGCATCGCGCTGCACCACGCGCCCGCGCGAATGCACCCAGCGCCAGTGGCCCTCCCGGTCGCGCACGCGGAACTCGGCTTCGTAGCCCGGCACGTCGCCGCGCAGGTGCGCCTGCAGGCGCTCGTGCACGTCGGCACGGTCGTCCGGGTGCATGCGCTCGCGCCAGGAGGACGGATCCAGCGTGATCTCGCGGGGCTGGTAGCCGAGCATCTCGTACAGCCGCGGGCTGACGTACAGGCTGTCGTCGACGAGGTTCCAGTCCCACAGCGCGTCGCTGACGCTGCGCAGCGCCAGCTCCAGGCGCTCGTCACGGCGGCGTCCGGACCGCAGCGCGGCTTCGGCGTGTTCGAGGCGCGCTTCGAGCCGGGCATGCGAGGCGCACAACGCCTCCACCCAGGCTCGCAACCGCTGCAGCTCCTGCGCACGCCGCACCGGCTCGGCCTCGGGCAGCGTGGCCCACCAGCGATCGAATTCAGCCGGGCCGTCCAGACCCAGGCCACCGCGCAGCAGGCTCAGCAGCGAGGGGCTCCAGCTCATCGGGTCGTGCCCACGGAGCAAGGAATCGTCCGATACGGGAAGTGCATGACTCCGGCATTGTGCCTCGCGCCCCTTGCCGCAGCCCAGGCTGCAAGCGTAAGAGGGTGTCAACCGCAGGAAGCCGGCGGCGCGCCCACCAGCAGGGCGCGGAAATCGTTCACGTTCGTGTACGTCGGACCGGTGACGACCAAGTCACCGAGCGCCGCGAAGAAGCCGTAGCTGTCGTTGCGGTCGAGGCAGGCACGCGCGTCCAGCCCCAGCGCGGCAGCGCGCTGCAGCGTGTCGGGCGCGACGATGGCGCCGGCGTTGTCTTCGGAGCCGTCGATGCCGTCGGTATCCGCGGCCAGCACGTGGACATCCGCCTCGCCCTGCAGGGCCAGCGCCGCGCCGAGCAGGAACTCGGTGGCGCGTCCGCCGCGGCCGCCCCGGCCCTGCACCGTGACCGTGGTCTCGCCTCCGGACAGCAGCACGCAGGGCGCGGCAAACGGCTGCCCGTGGCGGGCCACGTGGCGCGCCAGCGCCGCGTGCACCTGCCCGACCACGCGCGACTCGCCCTCGATCTGGTCGCTGAGGACGTAGGCGGCCAGCCCCGCGTCACGCGCCGCCTGCGCGGCGGCCTCGAGCGACTGGCGCGGCGTCGCGACCAGGTGCACCTCGTGCCCGGCAAAGCGCGGGTCGCCCGGCTTGGGCGTCTCCAGCCGGCCGTCGGCCAGCGCCGCTCGCACCTCGGGCGGCACCTCGATGCGGTAGCGCTCCAGGATGCGCAGCGCGTCCGCGCAGGTGGTGGGGTCCGGCACCGTGGGGCCGCTGGCGATCACCGCCGGGTCGTCGCCCGGCACGTCCGAGATCAGCAGCGTGACCACGCGCGCCGGCGCGCAGCGCGCCGCAAGCCGCCCGCCCTTGATCGCCGAGAGGTGCTTGCGCACGCAGTTCATCTCGCCGATGGTCGCCCCGCTGCGCAGCAGCGCCTGGTTGACGCGCTGCTTGTCGGCCAGGCTCACGCCCGGCGCCGGCAGCGACAGCAGCGCCGAGCCGCCGCCCGAGATCAGGCACAGCACCAGGTCGTCGGCGGTGAGCCCCTGCGCCAGCGCGGCGATGCGCTCCGCGGCGCGGCGGCCGGCGTCGTCCGGCACCGGGTGCGCGGCCTCGACCACCTCGATGCGCTGCAGGCGCGCCTGCGGCGGCACGTGGCCGTAGCGCGTCACGACCAGCCCCGACAGCGGCGCCCCGGCTGGCCAGGCGGCTTCGACGGCCGCCGCCATCGCCGCGCCGGCCTTGCCCGCTCCCAGCACCAGCGTGCGGCCGCGCGGCGGGGGCGGCAGGTACGGGGCCAGGCAATGCGCCGGCGACGCGCGCCGCACCGCGGCGTGGAAAAGGTCGAGCAGAATGTTGCGCGAAGCTTGCATGAAAGGCTCGGAGAAGGAAACTGCGCTAGCCTATCGCGGCCTGCCTGACCTCGCCAGCTTCGGCCGCCGACCTCACGCCCGACAGGCATCCTGCGCGTCCCGGCCCGTCTGCCGGGCGCGGCAGATCCGCACTGCAGTAGAGAAGAACGAACCGATGAGCATCAAGTTCCCGGGGCTGCCCGGCCTGGAGCTGGCCCCGTTCCGTCCGCGTCTGCTGTCCGCCATCCAGGGGTACGACCGCCAGCGCTTCGCCTCCGACCTCTCGGCCGGCCTGACGGTGGGCATCGTCGCGCTGCCGCTGGCGATGGCCTTCGCGATCGCCTCCGGGGTCAAGCCCGAGCAGGGCCTGTTCACCGCGATCATCGCCGGCTTCCTGATCGCGGCGCTGGGTGGCTCGAGCGTGCAGATCGGCGGGCCGGCCGGCGCGTTCATCGTGATCGTCTACGGCATCGTGCAGCGCTACGGCCTGGGCAACCTGTTGATCGCCACCGTGCTGGCCGGCGGGCTGCTGTTCCTGATGGGGCTGTTCAAGCTCGGGGTGCTGGTGCGCTACATCCCGGTGTCGATCGTGATCGGCTTCACCAACGGCATCGCGGTGCTGATCGCCTTGTCGCAGGTCAAGGACCTGCTGGGCCTGCAGATCGAGAACCTGCCGGCAGACTTCTTCACCCAGATCGCGGTGCTGGCGCGGCACCTGGACACGCTGAACCCGTACGCGGTGGCCACCGGCCTGGCCTGCCTGGCCATCGTCGTGGTCTGGCCCAAGCTGTACGCGCTGCCGCTGCCCTCGGGGCTGGCCTCGCGCAGCGAACGCTGGTTGCGCACGCTGGCGCGGCTGCCCGGCACGGTGATCGCGCTCGGCCTGGCCACCGCGGCGACCGCGCTGTTCGGCCTGCCGGTGGAGACCATCGGCTCGCGCTTCGGCGGCATCCCGCAGGCCCTGCCCAGCCTGCAGTTCCCCGACTTCAGCTGGGAAGGTGCCAAGCAGCTGTTCATCCCGACCATCACGATCGCGATGCTGGGGGCGATCGAGTCGCTGTTGTGCGCGCGCGTGGCCGACAACATGACCGACCTGCCGCGCCACGACCCCAACCAGGAGCTGATGGCGCAGGGCGTGGCCAACATCGTGACGCCCTTCTTCGGCGGCATCCCCGCCACCGGCACGATCGCGCGCACCGTCACCAACGTGCGCTCGGGCGCGGCCACGCCGGTGGCCGGCATCGTGCACGCGCTGACGCTGCTGCTGATCGTGCTGGTGGCCGCGCCGCTGGCCTCCAGCGTCCCGCTCGCGGCGCTGGCCGGCATCCTGCTGTTCGTCGCCTGGAACATGGGCGAGTGGCGCGAGTTCGCGCGCCTGAAGCACTTCAACATGCCCTACCGCGTGCTGCTGGTCGGCACCTTCGTGCTGACCGTGGTGTTCGACCTCACCGTCGCGGTGGAGGCGGGCCTGGTGCTGGCCTGCGTGTTCTTCATCTACCGCATGAGCGTGCTGTTCCGCATCGCCGAGCTGCCGCTGCCGGCGGCCGGGCGCGACGTGCAGGCGCTGGCGCTGTACGGCTCGCTGTTCTTCGGCGCGGTCGGCAAGATCGAGGACGTGGCGCGCCAGCTGCGCCCCGAGACGCGCGCGCTGATCCTCGAGATGCACCAGCTGATCTCGGTGGACACCACCGGCCTGGACGCGCTGGAGCAGCTGCACCGCGACCTGGCCCGCAAGGGCGTGCGCCTGATCCTGTGCGAGCTCAACGAGCAGCCGCTCGGCCTGATCCGGCGCTCGGGCTTCATCGAGCGCATCGGCGCGCAGCACATCGTCGACACGCTGGGCGAGGCCATCACGCTGGCGCACCAGTCCCCGGCAGCTGCCGCGCAGGCGCCGTCCCCGGCCGGCGCGCCGCAGGCCGACGCCCTCAAGCCCGACAGCGCGGCCGCCTGAGGCCGCCACGGCGCCCCGCCCGGCCTGCCCGCCAGGGGGGGCGCGGGGCGACGGCGCCGGGCCCCGGTAAAATCCTCGAGTTCACCTAGCGACGGCCACCGGCCGGGTCCTGAAAGCCATGCCTCTGTTCTGGAAACCCTACAAGTCCGAAGTCACGCAGTTCCTGGAGGAACTGAAGGCCAAGAACCCGAAACTGGAAGAGGAGCAGCGCAAAGGCCGCGCCCTGCTGTGGGACCGCGAACTCGACCGCGAGGCGCTGGAGGCCTACCAGGCCGCGCGCGTGCCGCAGCCGCCCTACGTCTACCTGACCAAGGGCTCGTCGCGTTGAGCCCCGTCCAGCAGCCGTGACGACCGACCTGCCGGCGCCGGAGGCGCCCGAAACCGAATCCGTCGGTGCCGGCCTGCCGGAGGTGGTCGACACGGTGGCGGTCGCCAAGCTCTACGGCGCGCCGCTGTTCGAGCTGCCGCAGGACCTGTACATCCCGCCGGATGCGCTGGAGGTCTTCCTCGAGGCCTTCGAAGGCCCGCTGGACCTGCTGCTCTACCTGATCCGCAAGCAGAACTTCAACATCCTCGACATCCCGCTGGCCGACGTCACGCGCCAGTACCTCAGCTACGTCGACCAGATCCGCTCGACCAACCTCGAGCTCGCCGCCGAGTACCTGCTCATGGCGGCGATGTTGATCGAGATCAAGTCGCGGATGCTGCTGCCGCCGAAGAAGACCGAGGAAGGCGAGGAGCCCGAGGACCCGCGCGCCGAGCTGGTGCGCCGCCTGCTCGAGTACGAGCAGATCAAGCTGGCCGCCGCCAAGCTGGACCAGCTGCCGCTGCTGGGCCGCGACTTCCTGCGCGCGCAGGTCTACATCGAGCAGTCGCTCAAGCCGCGCTTCCCGGACGTCAGCATCGACGAGCTGCGCGAGGCCTGGCTGGAGATCCTCAAGCGGGCCAAGCTCACCCAGCACCACAAGATCACCCGCGAGGAACTCTCGGTGCGCGAGCACATGAGCATCGTGCTGCGCACGCTGCAAGGCCGGCGCTTCGTCGAGTTCCAGGAACTGTTCGACCCCTCGCGCGGTCCGCAGGTGCTGGTGGTCACCTTCATCGCGATGCTGGAGCTCGCCCGCGAGCGCCTGATCGAGGTGACCCAGGCCGAGGCCTACGCCCCGATCTACGTGCGCCTGGCCTACCAGCCGGCCTGAGGCCCTCCCCCCGACCCGGTGGGAAGCGGTTGTGCGATGCAGCATCGCCGGCCGCGGGTGGCTAGAATCCGCTCCACTTCGGACCAGCCCCCCCAGACGGCGCGATGAGTTCCCACGCCACCCCCGATGCCGGCGCCACCGGCCGCAAGCCCGTGACGCTGCACCGCCTGCGCGAGATGCACGCCGCCGGCGAGAAGATCGCCATGCTGACCTGCTACGACGCCAGCTTCGCCCGGCTGCTGGACGACTGCGGCGTCGACTGCCTGCTGGTGGGCGACTCGCTGGGCATGGTGCTGCAGGGGCAGCCCTCCACGCTGCCGGTGTCGCTGGAGGACGCGGTCTACCACACCCGCGCCGTGGCGCGCGGCAACCGCAGCGCCTGGCTGGTCGCCGACCTGCCGTTCGGCAGCTACGAGGCCTCGCCCGAGCAGGCGCTGCGCAGCAGCGTGGCGCTGATGCAGGCCGGTGCGCAGATGGTCAAGCTCGAAGGCGGCGGCTGGACCGCCGAGACCGTGCGCTTCCTCGTCGCGCGCGGCATCCCGGTGTGCGCCCACCTCGGGCTCACGCCCCAGAGCGTGCACGCGCTGGGCGGCTACCGCGTCCAGGGCCGCGACGAGGCGGCGGCCGCGACGCTGAAGCGCCACGCCGCCGAACTGGCCGACGCGGGCGCGGCGATGCTGGTGTTGGAGCTGGTGCCCAGCGCACTGGCCGCCGAGATCGGCGCCGCCCGGCCGGACCTCATCACCATCGGCATCGGCGCCGGCCCGCGGTGCGGCGGGCAGGTGCTGGTGCTGCACGACATGCTCGGCGTCACCCGCGGCCGGCTGCCGCGCTTCGTGCGCAACTTCATGGCCGGTGCCGCCAGCATCGAGGACGCCGTGCGCCTGTACGTGCAGGACGTCAAGGCCGGCCGCTTCCCCGACCCCGAACTGCACGGCTACTGACCGGATCCACGCCCATGCGCATCGTCCACACCATCCCCGAACTGCGCCAGGCCCTGGCCGGTGCCACCGCGACGGCCTTCGTGCCCACGATGGGCAACCTGCACGAGGGGCACCTGTCGCTGCTCAAGCTCGCGCGCGAACGTGGCGGCCCCGTGGTGGCCAGCATCTTCGTCAACCGGCTGCAGTTCGCGCCGCACGAGGACTTCGACAGCTACCCGCGCACCTTCGAGCGCGACTGCGACCTGCTGCGCAGCGTCGGCTGCAACGTGGTGTTCGCCCCGCGCGAGGAGGACCTCTACCCCGAGCCGCAGGTCTACCGCGTGCAGCCGCCGGCCGAACTGGCCGACATCCTGGAAGGCGCGTTCCGTCGGGGCTTCTTCAACGGCGTCTGCACCGTGGTGCTGAAGCTG is a window from the Caldimonas thermodepolymerans genome containing:
- a CDS encoding glycerate kinase type-2 family protein; protein product: MQASRNILLDLFHAAVRRASPAHCLAPYLPPPPRGRTLVLGAGKAGAAMAAAVEAAWPAGAPLSGLVVTRYGHVPPQARLQRIEVVEAAHPVPDDAGRRAAERIAALAQGLTADDLVLCLISGGGSALLSLPAPGVSLADKQRVNQALLRSGATIGEMNCVRKHLSAIKGGRLAARCAPARVVTLLISDVPGDDPAVIASGPTVPDPTTCADALRILERYRIEVPPEVRAALADGRLETPKPGDPRFAGHEVHLVATPRQSLEAAAQAARDAGLAAYVLSDQIEGESRVVGQVHAALARHVARHGQPFAAPCVLLSGGETTVTVQGRGGRGGRATEFLLGAALALQGEADVHVLAADTDGIDGSEDNAGAIVAPDTLQRAAALGLDARACLDRNDSYGFFAALGDLVVTGPTYTNVNDFRALLVGAPPASCG
- a CDS encoding SulP family inorganic anion transporter, which gives rise to MSIKFPGLPGLELAPFRPRLLSAIQGYDRQRFASDLSAGLTVGIVALPLAMAFAIASGVKPEQGLFTAIIAGFLIAALGGSSVQIGGPAGAFIVIVYGIVQRYGLGNLLIATVLAGGLLFLMGLFKLGVLVRYIPVSIVIGFTNGIAVLIALSQVKDLLGLQIENLPADFFTQIAVLARHLDTLNPYAVATGLACLAIVVVWPKLYALPLPSGLASRSERWLRTLARLPGTVIALGLATAATALFGLPVETIGSRFGGIPQALPSLQFPDFSWEGAKQLFIPTITIAMLGAIESLLCARVADNMTDLPRHDPNQELMAQGVANIVTPFFGGIPATGTIARTVTNVRSGAATPVAGIVHALTLLLIVLVAAPLASSVPLAALAGILLFVAWNMGEWREFARLKHFNMPYRVLLVGTFVLTVVFDLTVAVEAGLVLACVFFIYRMSVLFRIAELPLPAAGRDVQALALYGSLFFGAVGKIEDVARQLRPETRALILEMHQLISVDTTGLDALEQLHRDLARKGVRLILCELNEQPLGLIRRSGFIERIGAQHIVDTLGEAITLAHQSPAAAAQAPSPAGAPQADALKPDSAAA
- a CDS encoding DUF3460 family protein produces the protein MPLFWKPYKSEVTQFLEELKAKNPKLEEEQRKGRALLWDRELDREALEAYQAARVPQPPYVYLTKGSSR
- a CDS encoding segregation and condensation protein A translates to MTTDLPAPEAPETESVGAGLPEVVDTVAVAKLYGAPLFELPQDLYIPPDALEVFLEAFEGPLDLLLYLIRKQNFNILDIPLADVTRQYLSYVDQIRSTNLELAAEYLLMAAMLIEIKSRMLLPPKKTEEGEEPEDPRAELVRRLLEYEQIKLAAAKLDQLPLLGRDFLRAQVYIEQSLKPRFPDVSIDELREAWLEILKRAKLTQHHKITREELSVREHMSIVLRTLQGRRFVEFQELFDPSRGPQVLVVTFIAMLELARERLIEVTQAEAYAPIYVRLAYQPA
- the panB gene encoding 3-methyl-2-oxobutanoate hydroxymethyltransferase produces the protein MSSHATPDAGATGRKPVTLHRLREMHAAGEKIAMLTCYDASFARLLDDCGVDCLLVGDSLGMVLQGQPSTLPVSLEDAVYHTRAVARGNRSAWLVADLPFGSYEASPEQALRSSVALMQAGAQMVKLEGGGWTAETVRFLVARGIPVCAHLGLTPQSVHALGGYRVQGRDEAAAATLKRHAAELADAGAAMLVLELVPSALAAEIGAARPDLITIGIGAGPRCGGQVLVLHDMLGVTRGRLPRFVRNFMAGAASIEDAVRLYVQDVKAGRFPDPELHGY